One genomic segment of Vibrio penaeicida includes these proteins:
- a CDS encoding TcdA/TcdB catalytic glycosyltransferase domain-containing protein: MKISDKLSKEFLEQYNSISINDTSYVGIQSIKINEGIDFKKSQSDKILHFVWLGIPSEAIDIYLRVWKHHYPSYRIILWYDSEFILSGVYREQLNLKDRLKEKVKVLLERQDSLYEEFLSIKGENPLEELLESHDIKEFDRNNEICKIKNNYSFVDVRDIREERVLYSNEVEKCYTKEVILRANLACASDILRLCILKKFGGVYLDVDTLPCLDHIFKVAKNSLPHDVFYCKEIEEYKSSLYLEKFSKKQKEENSVLAKHGCNLERFSHEHIKLLQQDIREHNIEDIVEKPFMMHEKFLMLGVDKVEKNAFYNNVIVAKKESRTLSILIIEILKRYREIENKNYDNYETAKKYNEIYNKGYLGRLVGYRLDGLVDIPNTTISLTGPNVILEVLLGLAYKVLKLSKQHDPIKVAAILQSEKYGIVCGNLITHTNEQSKSSWM; the protein is encoded by the coding sequence ATGAAAATATCCGACAAGTTATCTAAAGAGTTTTTGGAACAATATAATTCAATTTCAATAAATGATACAAGTTATGTTGGTATTCAAAGTATTAAAATTAATGAAGGAATTGATTTTAAAAAAAGTCAATCAGATAAGATTTTACATTTTGTTTGGTTAGGTATTCCGAGCGAAGCGATAGATATATATTTGAGGGTTTGGAAGCATCATTACCCTAGTTATAGAATAATACTGTGGTATGACAGTGAATTTATTTTATCAGGTGTATACAGAGAGCAACTCAATCTCAAAGACCGTTTAAAGGAAAAAGTAAAAGTTTTACTCGAAAGACAAGATTCACTTTACGAAGAATTCTTGAGTATAAAAGGAGAAAATCCGCTCGAAGAGCTTTTAGAGTCTCATGATATCAAAGAATTTGATAGAAATAATGAAATTTGTAAAATTAAAAATAATTACTCATTCGTTGATGTGAGAGATATAAGGGAAGAAAGGGTTCTTTATAGTAATGAAGTAGAAAAATGTTATACAAAGGAAGTCATTCTTAGAGCTAACCTTGCATGTGCAAGTGATATTTTAAGACTCTGCATATTGAAAAAATTTGGTGGGGTGTATTTAGATGTCGATACGCTTCCCTGCTTAGACCATATTTTTAAAGTCGCAAAAAATAGCTTACCTCATGATGTTTTTTATTGTAAAGAAATAGAAGAATACAAAAGTTCACTATACCTAGAAAAATTTTCAAAAAAACAAAAAGAAGAAAATAGCGTACTAGCAAAACATGGCTGTAATCTTGAACGTTTTTCGCATGAACACATAAAACTGCTACAACAAGATATTAGAGAGCACAATATAGAAGATATTGTAGAAAAGCCCTTTATGATGCATGAAAAGTTTCTAATGCTAGGAGTGGATAAAGTAGAAAAAAATGCGTTTTATAATAATGTGATAGTGGCTAAGAAAGAATCTAGGACACTCTCAATTTTAATTATAGAAATTTTAAAAAGATATCGAGAAATAGAAAATAAAAATTATGATAATTATGAAACCGCCAAGAAATACAATGAAATATACAACAAAGGTTATTTAGGGCGCTTAGTCGGATATCGATTAGATGGATTAGTTGACATCCCTAACACCACTATCTCTCTTACGGGACCAAACGTTATTTTGGAAGTACTACTGGGATTGGCATACAAGGTGTTGAAACTTAGTAAACAGCATGACCCCATAAAAGTTGCCGCAATACTGCAGTCGGAAAAGTATGGAATTGTTTGCGGAAACTTAATTACTCACACTAATGAACAAAGTAAATCATCATGGATGTAG
- a CDS encoding ROK family transcriptional regulator, which produces MVVNIFAKLNIRRIVAHIRRHGPQTRATLTKELSVTPATITRLISELLEHDVVEEIPDPSKIGQKGFPSKLLKLKSESLLTTGVYFDPDTLFTCVADLEGNIVSEEQFSIEDRGFHTILTKASESIHQQLSQSGSDVSRVVGCGVSYPGQHTDTPGRTLKTQQFADWPSIDFHNDLAKYFEFPVFHINDAKAACLAELYYGVCKSHQHYCYIWLSYGIGGAAVIDQSLYLGHSQVAAEFSGLFPKSKPRPSGQDLLDTLVKEGISLERLDQLTDEHLAMPCVKEWVVRSIEQIKWLCLVIARTFAPDAIVIGGTLHSSLINQIQKAVSGENELGEDFSINPPKILRATTDEQPQLGAAVLPIDELINPARYQGRIHKSDR; this is translated from the coding sequence ATGGTTGTAAACATTTTTGCGAAGTTGAACATTCGCCGGATCGTGGCACACATCCGAAGGCACGGACCTCAAACGCGAGCTACTTTGACGAAAGAGCTCAGTGTTACACCAGCAACCATCACTCGATTAATCAGCGAATTGCTTGAACACGATGTGGTAGAAGAGATACCGGATCCTTCAAAAATAGGTCAAAAAGGGTTTCCTTCCAAGTTGCTAAAGCTCAAGTCCGAAAGTTTGTTGACGACAGGAGTCTATTTTGACCCAGATACATTGTTTACTTGTGTGGCAGATCTTGAGGGAAACATTGTTTCAGAAGAGCAGTTTTCTATTGAGGACCGTGGGTTTCATACCATTTTGACAAAAGCCAGTGAGAGCATTCATCAACAGCTTTCTCAATCTGGGAGTGATGTATCTAGGGTGGTTGGGTGCGGGGTCAGTTACCCTGGTCAGCACACCGATACACCAGGAAGAACGCTTAAAACACAACAATTTGCTGACTGGCCTTCTATTGATTTTCACAATGATTTAGCAAAATATTTTGAGTTTCCTGTTTTTCATATTAATGATGCAAAAGCAGCGTGTCTTGCAGAGCTTTACTACGGTGTCTGTAAGTCTCATCAACATTATTGTTACATTTGGTTGTCATACGGCATTGGTGGCGCAGCCGTTATCGATCAAAGTCTTTACTTAGGGCACAGTCAAGTGGCTGCGGAGTTTTCGGGGCTGTTTCCTAAATCCAAGCCAAGACCATCGGGTCAAGACCTGTTAGACACCTTAGTGAAAGAAGGCATTAGTTTAGAGCGACTGGATCAATTAACGGATGAACACCTTGCGATGCCTTGTGTAAAAGAATGGGTGGTGCGCTCGATAGAGCAGATAAAGTGGCTCTGCTTAGTTATTGCTCGGACTTTTGCTCCAGATGCGATTGTGATTGGAGGCACATTACATTCTAGTTTGATTAATCAGATCCAAAAAGCGGTGAGTGGTGAGAACGAATTGGGTGAAGATTTTTCTATTAATCCACCCAAAATATTGAGAGCTACAACGGATGAGCAACCTCAGCTCGGTGCTGCGGTACTGCCCATCGATGAACTTATCAACCCAGCGAGATACCAAGGTAGGATTCACAAATCCGACCGTTAG
- a CDS encoding extracellular solute-binding protein gives MRFMYRYTSKVLSIAAIGLVALNSHAAEVITVYTAAPQKFVDALVPKFEKQTGIEVQVIKAGSGELLNRLTAENDKPVADVLWSVDGTVIDFNPKLFSPYKSVHAKSIIPGLVKSEIWSPFTAVVMVFIVNEAKLKGLPVPSSWEDLSKPIYKNLISSARADRSGSAFIQYATVMQTYSIEEQAALIYKGMLKNFVLSNSSGAVPRFVNDGESPIGITLEDAALQYKEGGGPVQIVYPSEGTALAPDAIAKVAGSPNGKGAEKFIDFILSEEGQKVVASLGRRPVRDDVESNSLLIPLNQVPVMDYDFKWAAENRSRLVENWADWVLDVQ, from the coding sequence ATGCGATTTATGTACAGATATACGTCAAAAGTACTATCTATAGCAGCCATAGGGCTTGTGGCACTGAATTCACATGCCGCAGAAGTGATCACTGTGTATACAGCCGCACCTCAAAAGTTTGTGGATGCCCTCGTACCCAAGTTTGAAAAACAGACTGGCATTGAAGTGCAGGTTATCAAAGCAGGGTCTGGGGAGTTACTAAACCGCCTCACAGCAGAAAATGACAAACCTGTCGCGGATGTTCTGTGGAGTGTCGATGGAACTGTAATCGATTTCAATCCTAAGCTATTTAGCCCGTACAAATCTGTACACGCGAAAAGCATCATTCCTGGGCTGGTTAAAAGTGAAATATGGTCTCCATTTACCGCCGTGGTCATGGTCTTTATCGTCAACGAAGCAAAACTGAAAGGTCTTCCTGTACCTTCAAGTTGGGAAGATTTGTCTAAGCCCATCTATAAAAACTTGATTTCCTCTGCAAGAGCAGATCGTTCAGGCTCGGCATTTATTCAATATGCAACGGTCATGCAGACCTATTCAATTGAAGAACAAGCCGCCCTTATTTACAAAGGCATGTTGAAAAACTTTGTCCTCTCCAATAGTTCTGGAGCCGTTCCTCGATTTGTTAATGATGGCGAGTCACCGATCGGAATTACTTTGGAAGACGCAGCTCTTCAATATAAAGAAGGGGGAGGGCCAGTGCAGATCGTATACCCATCTGAAGGGACAGCACTCGCACCCGATGCTATTGCAAAAGTTGCGGGGAGCCCAAATGGCAAAGGTGCTGAGAAATTCATTGATTTCATTCTCTCAGAAGAAGGGCAAAAAGTTGTCGCTTCTCTCGGTCGCCGACCAGTACGCGATGATGTGGAATCCAACTCACTTCTTATCCCGTTAAATCAGGTCCCGGTAATGGATTACGACTTTAAATGGGCGGCAGAAAACCGCTCTCGCCTTGTAGAGAATTGGGCAGATTGGGTGCTAGACGTTCAGTAA
- a CDS encoding ABC transporter ATP-binding protein — protein sequence MAAVQINGIKKQYGDVVALSNINISIESGSFYTLLGPSGCGKTTLLRTIAGFHRQNSGTIYVDSKSIENEPAHQRDVGMVFQDYAVFPHLSVEDNVAFGLKQRKVAKREMENRVIEALKMVQLSEFAKRMPHELSGGQQQRVGLARAIVINPTVLLMDEPLSNLDAKLRVDLRAELRKIQQRMGMTTVYVTHDQEEALAMSDTVCVMYKGIIQQAAPPFEVYNCPANRFVANFVGGNNFLKTFNQANRLALLSNSQVIGDYPANFNQSKGIVAAIRPEAITVHTTPSNESDFVVKVTVEQVSFIGREMEVHGRTGDGEELKAVTRPDENIMNIKEGDKAFMAFDQKDVSLFEDTETGRRL from the coding sequence ATGGCCGCCGTACAAATTAATGGAATAAAAAAGCAGTATGGTGACGTTGTCGCATTGTCAAACATCAATATTTCTATTGAGTCAGGTTCTTTCTACACCCTATTGGGGCCTAGCGGGTGTGGGAAAACAACCTTACTTCGTACAATTGCGGGATTTCACCGTCAGAACTCCGGAACCATTTATGTTGATTCGAAATCAATAGAGAATGAGCCAGCGCACCAACGAGATGTTGGAATGGTGTTTCAAGATTATGCCGTCTTTCCTCATCTGAGCGTGGAAGATAATGTCGCATTTGGCCTAAAGCAACGCAAAGTCGCCAAAAGAGAAATGGAAAACCGTGTTATAGAGGCATTGAAGATGGTGCAACTGTCTGAATTTGCCAAGCGCATGCCCCACGAGCTCAGTGGAGGTCAGCAACAACGGGTCGGGCTTGCTAGGGCTATCGTCATTAACCCAACCGTATTGCTTATGGATGAACCCTTATCCAACTTAGATGCCAAGTTACGAGTCGACTTACGGGCTGAACTGCGAAAGATTCAGCAACGAATGGGCATGACAACGGTATACGTGACACACGATCAAGAAGAAGCGCTGGCGATGTCGGACACGGTTTGCGTTATGTACAAAGGCATTATTCAACAAGCCGCACCTCCGTTTGAAGTCTATAACTGCCCAGCAAACCGTTTCGTCGCAAACTTTGTTGGAGGAAACAATTTTCTAAAAACGTTCAATCAAGCCAACCGATTGGCATTGTTGAGTAACAGCCAAGTTATTGGGGATTACCCAGCTAATTTTAATCAATCTAAGGGCATTGTGGCAGCAATACGTCCAGAAGCGATAACTGTGCACACGACGCCCTCTAATGAAAGCGACTTTGTCGTCAAAGTGACTGTTGAACAAGTAAGTTTTATCGGTCGAGAAATGGAAGTACACGGTCGAACCGGCGATGGAGAAGAACTCAAAGCAGTAACTCGCCCAGATGAAAACATCATGAACATCAAAGAAGGTGACAAGGCCTTTATGGCATTTGACCAGAAAGACGTTTCTTTGTTTGAAGATACTGAAACGGGGAGAAGATTATGA